From a region of the uncultured Desulfovibrio sp. genome:
- the glpX gene encoding class II fructose-bisphosphatase, whose protein sequence is MAEAPEKNLALDIVRITEAAALASARWLGRGDKEAGDGAAVDAMRVSFATLSIDGKVIIGEGEKDNAPMLFNGEKVGKGCGPSLDVAVDPVEGTNLLAYGRPNAISVVGVAQSGSMFNPGPSYYMQKLVVPREARDVVDLDAPVKVNLSNVAKAMGKSVQDLVVFVLDKPRHEKLITEIRQAGARIQLQTDGDVAGALMAVDPRSEVDIMMGTGGTPEGVLSACAIKGMGGQILARLDPQSYVEKEAITEAGIDVREVLTVHDLVRSDDCFFAATGISGGDFLRGVRYSAKYAVTHSLVLRGKTGTLRYVESYHNMDRLSKFSAVRY, encoded by the coding sequence ATGGCGGAAGCACCGGAGAAAAATCTGGCTCTGGACATTGTTCGCATTACCGAGGCTGCGGCCCTTGCATCGGCCCGCTGGCTCGGTCGGGGAGACAAGGAAGCCGGTGACGGCGCCGCCGTTGACGCCATGCGCGTCAGCTTCGCCACCCTCAGTATTGATGGCAAGGTCATTATCGGCGAGGGCGAAAAAGACAATGCCCCCATGCTCTTTAACGGCGAAAAAGTGGGCAAGGGCTGCGGCCCCAGCCTTGACGTGGCCGTTGACCCTGTGGAAGGCACCAATCTGCTGGCTTATGGCCGCCCCAACGCCATCTCGGTTGTGGGTGTTGCGCAGAGCGGCAGCATGTTCAACCCCGGCCCCAGCTATTACATGCAGAAGCTGGTGGTGCCCCGCGAGGCCCGCGATGTGGTTGACCTCGATGCGCCGGTAAAGGTCAATCTGTCCAACGTGGCCAAGGCCATGGGCAAGAGCGTGCAGGACCTTGTGGTCTTTGTGCTCGACAAGCCCCGTCACGAAAAGCTTATTACGGAAATTCGCCAGGCAGGCGCGCGCATTCAGTTGCAAACTGATGGCGACGTGGCCGGCGCGCTCATGGCTGTTGATCCACGTTCCGAGGTTGATATCATGATGGGCACGGGCGGCACCCCCGAGGGCGTGTTGTCTGCCTGCGCCATCAAGGGCATGGGCGGGCAGATTCTGGCCCGTCTGGATCCCCAGTCGTATGTGGAAAAAGAAGCTATCACCGAAGCGGGCATTGACGTGCGCGAGGTGCTCACTGTGCATGATCTGGTGCGCAGCGACGACTGTTTTTTTGCCGCCACGGGTATTTCCGGCGGTGATTTTTTGAGGGGCGTGCGCTACAGTGCCAAGTACGCCGTTACCCACTCGCTGGTTTTGCGCGGCAAAACCGGCACCCTGCGATATGTGGAGTCTTACCATAATATGGACAGACTCTCGAAATTTAGCGCGGTTCGGTATTGA
- a CDS encoding NAD+ synthase — MKIALLQCNTVTGDVAGNLERIISTARQAGAAGANLCVTPELALCGVAPGHYLCAQGFAAGCLKALDIMAAELKDGPSVLVGAPVPSVYASGLLSNAAVLVENGGWQVISRKVYQNQGQNSVAESTDEDARYFDRGISCGIVTMGGWRIGVVLCEDAQSEDASFWKTRYASGHNPLMELVQRGVDALVHMAAAPFSVGAQETDEHLLSHVAARHHVHMFSVNMVGGNDSRVYNGQSLVFDPTGQLLARGKAFEEDVLVVDTARGQGAVKTPEPLAACVEEDYWRALVLGTRDFVRKCGVEKGIVAISGGMDSALVCSVAVEALGAQNVTGVLLPSPHSSEGSLTDAAKLAENLGITTVTLPIGPLMDAFATALKPGLDLFEEKPGDVTFENVQARIRGTLITSLANRANALVLNTGNKSEGAMGYCTLYGDSVGALAVIGDLTKTQVYAVGRWYNAHRGAEIIPDEIFTKAPSAELRPGQKDSDSLLPYEDLDPILEDLLQPAEAESGPLSAAHMEVRDKLFRAEFKRRQEPLSLYMSRMPFGGGWQTPVAGRFSSPNK; from the coding sequence ATGAAAATCGCCCTTTTGCAGTGCAATACCGTTACCGGCGACGTGGCCGGAAATCTGGAACGTATCATCAGCACCGCCCGTCAGGCAGGCGCAGCAGGGGCAAACCTGTGCGTTACGCCGGAGCTGGCGCTTTGCGGCGTGGCCCCCGGCCACTACCTCTGCGCTCAGGGTTTTGCGGCGGGTTGCCTCAAGGCTCTGGATATCATGGCCGCCGAACTCAAGGATGGCCCTTCTGTGCTGGTGGGTGCGCCTGTGCCCAGCGTGTACGCCTCGGGCCTGCTTTCCAACGCGGCAGTGTTGGTTGAAAATGGCGGCTGGCAGGTTATTTCGCGCAAGGTGTATCAAAATCAGGGCCAGAACAGCGTGGCCGAATCCACAGACGAGGACGCCCGCTATTTTGACCGTGGCATTTCGTGCGGCATTGTCACCATGGGCGGCTGGCGCATCGGCGTTGTGCTCTGCGAAGATGCCCAGAGCGAAGACGCTTCGTTCTGGAAAACCCGCTACGCCAGCGGTCATAATCCGCTGATGGAACTGGTGCAGCGCGGCGTGGACGCGCTTGTACACATGGCGGCGGCGCCCTTTAGCGTGGGCGCGCAGGAAACGGACGAACACCTGCTTTCGCACGTGGCGGCCCGGCATCATGTGCATATGTTTTCGGTGAACATGGTGGGCGGCAACGACAGCCGCGTGTATAACGGGCAGAGCCTGGTTTTTGATCCCACAGGGCAGCTGCTTGCCCGGGGCAAAGCCTTTGAGGAAGACGTGCTCGTGGTGGACACTGCGCGCGGGCAGGGTGCTGTTAAAACCCCGGAACCGCTGGCCGCCTGCGTTGAAGAAGATTACTGGCGCGCCCTTGTGCTTGGCACACGGGACTTTGTGCGCAAGTGCGGGGTGGAGAAAGGCATCGTAGCCATTTCCGGAGGCATGGATTCCGCTCTGGTGTGCAGTGTGGCGGTGGAGGCTCTTGGCGCGCAAAACGTCACCGGTGTGCTTCTGCCCTCGCCCCACAGCAGCGAGGGTTCGCTGACGGACGCCGCAAAACTGGCGGAAAATCTGGGTATCACCACCGTGACCTTGCCCATTGGCCCGCTTATGGATGCTTTTGCCACCGCGCTCAAGCCCGGCCTTGACCTTTTTGAAGAAAAGCCCGGCGACGTGACCTTTGAAAACGTGCAGGCCCGCATACGCGGCACGCTCATCACCTCGCTGGCCAACAGGGCCAACGCCCTTGTGCTCAATACGGGCAACAAGAGCGAGGGGGCCATGGGCTACTGCACCCTTTACGGCGATTCCGTGGGCGCGCTGGCCGTTATCGGTGACCTGACCAAGACCCAGGTGTATGCTGTTGGCCGCTGGTACAACGCCCATCGTGGGGCGGAGATCATCCCCGATGAAATTTTCACCAAGGCTCCTTCTGCGGAGCTGCGCCCCGGTCAGAAAGATTCGGACAGCCTGTTGCCCTATGAAGATCTGGATCCGATTCTTGAAGATCTTTTGCAGCCTGCGGAGGCGGAATCCGGCCCGCTTTCAGCAGCGCACATGGAAGTGCGCGACAAGCTGTTCAGGGCTGAATTCAAGCGCCGTCAGGAGCCGTTGTCGCTTTACATGAGCCGCATGCCCTTTGGCGGCGGCTGGCAGACGCCGGTTGCCGGGCGTTTCAGCTCGCCCAATAAATAG
- a CDS encoding NUDIX hydrolase, with amino-acid sequence MKRQVICPHCGEPYSSYKNPTPTADVVIYSPDRGVVIISRANDPVGFALPGGFIEEGECAETAAVREMREETGLDVELTGLLGVYSRPDRDPRQHTLTVAFTGRPSNPEALCAGDDAAHAAFYPLDALPQPLVFDHAQILADFKAMLAGERLLAGIQPSFDAVAGAAGTCGEGTHS; translated from the coding sequence ATGAAACGCCAGGTTATCTGCCCGCATTGCGGCGAGCCTTATTCCAGCTATAAAAATCCCACGCCCACGGCAGATGTGGTTATCTATTCGCCTGATCGCGGGGTGGTCATCATCAGCCGCGCCAACGACCCCGTGGGCTTTGCCCTGCCCGGCGGTTTTATTGAAGAGGGCGAATGCGCGGAAACCGCCGCAGTGCGCGAAATGCGTGAAGAAACCGGGCTGGACGTGGAGCTGACCGGGCTTTTGGGCGTGTATTCCAGACCCGACCGTGACCCCCGCCAGCACACGCTGACCGTGGCTTTTACAGGCAGACCGAGCAATCCCGAAGCCTTGTGCGCCGGGGACGATGCGGCCCATGCGGCCTTTTATCCTCTGGATGCACTGCCGCAGCCGCTGGTCTTTGACCATGCGCAGATTCTGGCAGATTTCAAGGCCATGCTGGCTGGTGAGCGTTTGCTTGCCGGCATACAGCCATCATTTGACGCGGTTGCCGGAGCAGCCGGAACCTGCGGGGAAGGGACGCATTCATGA
- a CDS encoding 23S rRNA (pseudouridine(1915)-N(3))-methyltransferase RlmH has protein sequence MTGKPLKYISVGKLKTPFWKDAAAHYTTRITRWRKLDITEVRDGDSALPQDQRNALEGRRIIEALDPQDIALVLDEHGQHLTSPQLADMLRQMDHDARGRACFIVGGAWGLDEAVRQRASRCISLSHMTLPHELARVVLLEQLYRAECILRKVPYHH, from the coding sequence ATGACTGGCAAACCCTTGAAATACATAAGTGTGGGCAAACTGAAAACGCCGTTCTGGAAGGATGCCGCAGCCCACTACACCACGCGCATCACCCGCTGGCGCAAGCTGGACATAACCGAAGTGCGCGACGGCGATTCCGCCCTGCCGCAAGATCAGCGCAACGCCCTTGAAGGACGCCGCATCATTGAGGCCCTCGACCCGCAAGACATAGCGCTCGTTCTTGACGAACACGGCCAGCACCTCACCTCGCCCCAGCTGGCAGATATGCTGCGCCAGATGGATCACGACGCCCGAGGCAGAGCCTGCTTTATTGTGGGCGGCGCGTGGGGGCTGGATGAAGCCGTGCGCCAGCGCGCCAGCCGCTGCATCAGTCTTTCGCACATGACCCTGCCCCACGAACTGGCCAGAGTGGTTCTGCTTGAGCAGCTTTACCGGGCGGAATGCATCCTGCGCAAGGTTCCGTACCACCACTAG
- a CDS encoding STT3 domain-containing protein — MNRTMILTENAMHPAAQASASAAPAGNDADETRRTGQPHLESEELPAAESACAKQPAASHAAHGGVLLPTGGAGLHSGKRSLPSGRYWARGLFWGLVTLALAFALRMLEWPCWQNPEYRLGNEWLLATHDAYTWVAGAEDFGLAVGHPMSVMLKAMSDLVGTSPAAVAFWFPALLASFVAVIAFAWVWALGSIEAGVAAGILTSIAPGFLARTLLGFYDTDLVTLFFPLLMTLAPASWAMRYMLLPGMVLRRLSMTSGVMNLRRLFSRNQPEGHWTPRLKQAEHMGNPLRWQWVVLLGCSGVVSWWTQEWHSVFPYLIRYNVALLAFMSMVMAPRGRRALLLLGSMAYALPTLAGPWGLSFSFLLLAAGTRTGYRLRRLLCRPWLLALLLVGVGFLMLQGEILTSIVNHINAYVKHTGDVKSTGGGLSLEYPSVAQSIIEVQDLGIIEIFPYFHPWMEAAVLGLLGFALVAIRRPGALFLLPLAGLGILSVKMGGRMVMFGAPIMAIGLTLPFYWLLQRLLRVDLRGAVAGILTSGVLLALLVAPFADMIPAMSQGPIINRRHAEALLRAKAMTPPDAMLWLWWDWGYAANHFAQRQTIADGAQHAGPSLYLPAAVFATDNPRFARQIIRYTAQCGNEPGNVFEGLDGEGAQALMDKLRSPETPLIETKGRLYVVVSFEMLRLGFWISNFGNWNFVTRAGEGGALSIVPQALAYKLDSGEVRLEGNSSAIYASSISVFEETGVTRRNYIQDWFDAHPSATPEEQHEFLSKRRNINFFFNRVTDEKLAMDAGLYNSLMVQLLVGDPQDPRVSPYFKLVYDNVFARIYEVL; from the coding sequence ATGAACAGGACCATGATCCTTACGGAGAACGCCATGCACCCCGCAGCCCAAGCCTCTGCCAGCGCCGCGCCTGCCGGAAACGATGCAGACGAAACCCGGCGCACAGGGCAGCCGCACCTCGAATCTGAAGAGCTGCCTGCTGCGGAGTCAGCCTGTGCGAAGCAGCCCGCCGCCTCACATGCCGCGCACGGCGGGGTTCTGTTGCCCACTGGCGGCGCAGGGTTGCACAGCGGCAAACGCTCGCTGCCTTCCGGGCGGTATTGGGCACGGGGGCTGTTCTGGGGGCTGGTGACGCTTGCCCTTGCCTTTGCCCTTCGCATGCTGGAATGGCCCTGCTGGCAAAATCCGGAATACCGCCTTGGCAACGAGTGGCTTCTGGCCACGCATGATGCCTATACATGGGTGGCCGGGGCGGAAGATTTCGGCCTTGCCGTGGGGCATCCCATGTCTGTGATGCTCAAGGCCATGTCCGACCTTGTGGGCACTTCTCCCGCTGCCGTGGCCTTTTGGTTCCCTGCCTTGCTGGCGAGCTTTGTGGCTGTTATCGCCTTTGCCTGGGTGTGGGCGCTGGGCAGCATTGAAGCTGGCGTTGCCGCAGGCATACTCACATCCATTGCGCCGGGTTTTCTGGCCCGCACCCTGCTGGGATTTTACGATACCGACCTCGTAACCCTGTTCTTTCCCCTGCTCATGACCCTTGCCCCGGCCAGTTGGGCCATGCGCTATATGCTGCTGCCGGGTATGGTACTGCGTCGTCTTTCCATGACTTCCGGCGTGATGAACCTGCGCCGCCTTTTTTCCCGCAATCAGCCCGAGGGCCACTGGACGCCGCGCCTCAAACAGGCGGAGCACATGGGCAATCCCCTGCGCTGGCAATGGGTTGTGCTGCTTGGCTGTTCCGGCGTCGTTTCGTGGTGGACGCAGGAATGGCATTCTGTTTTTCCGTACCTGATCCGCTACAATGTGGCATTGCTGGCCTTTATGAGCATGGTGATGGCCCCGCGCGGGCGGCGCGCCCTGCTGCTTCTGGGCAGCATGGCCTATGCCCTGCCTACGCTGGCGGGGCCGTGGGGCCTCAGCTTCAGTTTCCTGTTGCTGGCTGCTGGCACAAGGACAGGCTACCGCCTGCGCCGCCTGCTGTGCCGCCCCTGGCTGCTGGCCCTTCTGCTGGTGGGCGTGGGCTTTTTGATGCTTCAGGGTGAAATTCTTACGTCCATTGTGAACCACATCAATGCCTATGTGAAACATACGGGTGATGTGAAGAGCACTGGCGGCGGGCTTTCGCTGGAGTATCCCTCGGTGGCGCAGTCCATCATTGAAGTGCAGGATCTGGGCATCATCGAGATTTTTCCCTACTTCCATCCCTGGATGGAAGCCGCGGTGCTTGGTCTGCTGGGTTTTGCCCTGGTAGCGATACGCCGCCCAGGTGCGCTCTTTTTGCTGCCGCTGGCAGGGCTGGGTATTCTGAGCGTCAAGATGGGGGGCCGCATGGTCATGTTTGGCGCACCCATCATGGCCATTGGGCTGACCTTGCCCTTTTACTGGCTGCTGCAAAGGCTGCTGCGCGTGGATTTGCGCGGCGCTGTGGCGGGTATCCTGACCAGCGGCGTGCTGCTGGCCCTGCTGGTAGCTCCCTTTGCCGATATGATCCCGGCCATGTCGCAGGGGCCAATCATCAACCGCCGCCATGCAGAAGCCCTTTTGCGCGCCAAGGCCATGACCCCGCCCGATGCCATGCTCTGGCTGTGGTGGGATTGGGGCTATGCCGCCAACCACTTTGCCCAGCGGCAGACCATTGCTGATGGAGCGCAGCATGCAGGGCCGTCCCTCTATCTGCCCGCAGCGGTTTTTGCCACAGACAATCCGCGCTTTGCGCGCCAGATCATCCGCTATACGGCCCAGTGCGGCAATGAGCCGGGCAATGTGTTTGAAGGTCTGGACGGTGAAGGCGCGCAGGCCCTTATGGACAAGCTGCGCTCGCCCGAGACCCCGCTCATTGAAACCAAGGGGCGGCTCTATGTGGTGGTGAGCTTTGAAATGCTGCGGCTTGGTTTCTGGATAAGCAATTTTGGCAACTGGAATTTTGTTACCCGTGCGGGCGAAGGCGGGGCGCTTTCCATTGTGCCGCAGGCCCTTGCCTACAAGCTCGATTCGGGCGAGGTGCGGCTTGAGGGCAACAGCAGCGCCATTTATGCCTCGTCCATCAGCGTGTTTGAAGAGACTGGCGTGACGCGCCGCAACTATATTCAGGACTGGTTTGACGCGCATCCCTCGGCAACGCCCGAAGAACAGCACGAATTTCTTTCCAAGCGCCGCAACATCAACTTTTTTTTCAACCGCGTAACGGACGAAAAGCTTGCCATGGATGCGGGTTTGTACAATTCGCTGATGGTGCAGCTTTTGGTGGGCGACCCGCAGGATCCGCGCGTTTCGCCCTATTTCAAGCTGGTGTACGACAACGTGTTCGCCAGGATTTACGAAGTTCTGTAG
- a CDS encoding serine/threonine protein phosphatase, producing the protein MNKISSLCGVFAALVLALPLVIVAPGMAGAAQAPAAKKKVEQPAPSSSASVNVYEKQPPVTDKELLDFLELLPQFRAWAKGNNEEAHPIMRNNKADFLYSPNAAAWVQAHNWNPVRFFCVMGRMAAALSIVEEGNDMSGARSKDMPEVSEGELALARRHLGTMLKAGGDVPPINK; encoded by the coding sequence ATGAATAAAATTTCATCTCTCTGCGGTGTTTTTGCGGCATTGGTGCTGGCCCTGCCGCTGGTGATTGTTGCCCCCGGCATGGCCGGGGCCGCACAGGCTCCTGCTGCCAAGAAAAAGGTGGAGCAGCCTGCCCCAAGTTCCAGCGCAAGCGTTAACGTGTATGAAAAACAGCCCCCGGTGACAGACAAGGAACTGCTGGACTTTCTTGAACTTCTGCCGCAGTTCCGGGCCTGGGCCAAGGGCAATAATGAAGAAGCCCACCCCATCATGCGCAACAACAAGGCGGATTTTCTCTATTCGCCCAATGCTGCGGCCTGGGTGCAGGCGCATAACTGGAACCCGGTGCGCTTTTTTTGCGTCATGGGCCGCATGGCAGCCGCTCTTTCCATTGTGGAAGAAGGCAACGACATGAGCGGCGCGCGCTCCAAAGATATGCCCGAAGTTTCAGAAGGCGAGCTTGCCCTTGCGCGGCGTCACCTTGGCACCATGCTCAAAGCTGGTGGAGATGTGCCGCCCATAAACAAATAG
- a CDS encoding UbiD family decarboxylase, translating to MSYRNLQECVADLEANGHLVRIDAEVDPHLELAAIQRRAFRAKAPALLFTRVKGTPFPMLSNLFGTRERLHFIFRRSLPAVEAVLTAKADPAAAMKHPLQSLKAVPGLLNMLPSVSRVRAEQAAAAAPVLECQCKLADLPQLVCWPMDGGPFITLPLVYSEDPAKPGADASNLGMYRVQLGGNEYAANEVGLHYQIHRGIGAHHARTLEMGKPLPVHVYVGGPPSLTVAAVMPLPEGLSELRFAGLLGGRRTEMAAVPGLTLPVLAQADFCISGHVLPHCKPEGPFGDHVGYYSLAHDFPVLKVDAVYHRKGAIWPFTAVGRPPQEDTVFGDFIHELTGPLVPQVFQGVCDVHAVDAAGVHPLLLAVGSERYTPYEDERRPRELITAGLHLLGTTQTALAKYVFLVAHEDAPGLTARDVPAFLRHLLERADFSRDLHFITRSTNDTLDYTGSALNEGSKLVWASAGKKRRELGCELSGPAADLPPLPEGFGPVRVCGPGLVAIGGPRHALDRSQPDPQMEALAQALAQWPGREAFPLAIVADDADFCAANLDNFLWVAFTRSDPATDVYGAHAATRARHWSCEAPLVIDARLKPFHAPPLEEEPAVIRKVEALAAPGGPLHNYL from the coding sequence ATGAGTTATCGCAATCTTCAGGAATGCGTTGCCGATCTTGAGGCCAATGGTCATCTGGTGCGCATTGACGCCGAGGTCGATCCGCATCTGGAACTGGCCGCCATCCAGCGGCGCGCCTTCCGCGCCAAGGCTCCGGCCCTGCTGTTTACGCGGGTCAAGGGCACGCCCTTCCCCATGCTCTCCAATCTTTTTGGCACGCGTGAGCGCCTGCATTTTATTTTTCGGCGCAGCTTGCCTGCGGTGGAGGCTGTGCTGACCGCCAAGGCAGACCCCGCAGCAGCCATGAAACATCCCTTGCAGTCGCTCAAGGCTGTGCCCGGTCTGCTGAACATGCTGCCGAGTGTGAGCCGGGTGCGAGCGGAGCAGGCGGCGGCAGCGGCCCCGGTGCTGGAATGCCAGTGCAAGCTGGCCGACCTGCCCCAGCTTGTCTGCTGGCCCATGGACGGCGGCCCCTTCATTACCCTGCCTCTGGTGTACAGCGAAGACCCCGCCAAGCCAGGCGCGGACGCCTCCAACCTCGGCATGTACCGTGTGCAGCTTGGCGGCAACGAGTACGCGGCGAACGAGGTGGGCCTGCATTATCAGATTCACCGGGGCATAGGAGCACACCACGCCCGTACGCTGGAAATGGGCAAACCCCTGCCCGTGCATGTTTATGTGGGCGGGCCACCCAGCCTCACCGTGGCTGCGGTCATGCCCTTGCCCGAAGGGCTTTCCGAACTGCGCTTTGCCGGATTGCTCGGCGGCAGGCGCACAGAGATGGCCGCAGTGCCGGGTCTGACCCTGCCGGTGCTCGCGCAGGCGGATTTTTGCATCAGCGGGCACGTGCTGCCCCATTGCAAGCCCGAAGGCCCCTTTGGCGATCATGTGGGTTATTACAGCCTCGCGCATGATTTCCCCGTGCTCAAGGTGGATGCCGTCTATCACCGTAAGGGGGCCATCTGGCCCTTTACCGCCGTGGGCCGTCCGCCGCAGGAAGATACGGTCTTTGGCGACTTTATCCACGAACTCACAGGGCCGCTGGTGCCGCAGGTTTTTCAGGGCGTGTGCGACGTGCATGCCGTGGACGCAGCCGGGGTGCATCCGCTGCTGCTGGCCGTGGGCAGCGAACGTTATACGCCCTATGAAGACGAGCGTCGCCCGCGCGAACTGATCACTGCGGGCCTGCATCTGCTCGGGACCACCCAGACGGCCCTGGCAAAGTATGTTTTTCTTGTGGCGCATGAAGACGCGCCGGGCCTCACCGCCCGCGATGTGCCCGCCTTTTTGCGGCATTTGCTGGAGCGGGCTGATTTTTCGCGCGATCTGCACTTCATCACCCGCAGTACCAATGATACGCTGGACTACACGGGCAGCGCGCTTAACGAAGGCTCCAAGCTTGTGTGGGCCTCTGCCGGTAAAAAACGGCGGGAGCTTGGGTGTGAACTTTCCGGCCCTGCCGCAGACCTGCCGCCTCTGCCGGAGGGCTTTGGCCCGGTGCGCGTGTGTGGCCCCGGCCTTGTTGCCATTGGCGGGCCGAGGCATGCCCTTGATCGCAGCCAGCCCGATCCGCAGATGGAAGCGCTTGCGCAGGCTCTGGCCCAGTGGCCGGGGCGCGAGGCCTTCCCGCTTGCGATAGTGGCGGACGATGCGGACTTTTGCGCCGCAAATCTGGATAATTTTTTGTGGGTGGCCTTTACCCGGTCAGACCCGGCCACAGACGTGTATGGCGCTCATGCCGCCACACGGGCCAGGCACTGGTCGTGCGAAGCGCCGCTGGTCATCGACGCACGCCTGAAGCCCTTCCATGCCCCCCCACTGGAAGAGGAACCGGCGGTCATACGTAAGGTGGAAGCCCTGGCAGCGCCGGGCGGCCCCTTACACAACTACTTGTAA
- a CDS encoding MarR family winged helix-turn-helix transcriptional regulator: protein MKNDCHKKTAVELRIQKSMIKTLGHAPAHATRSAPVSISLLGIVTRFYELERQCSKFGTDVDIHLAEIHTIMAIHNNEGIHVGGLAELLGVTKGSVSELLRRLERKGLAYKAKDPLKMTRLNVFLTEKGKIASSHHLGFHAQLDELVDKAMGSRSSEEVKSIVSFLNEILTRLTEADVKDDLPQQQKSEAEA from the coding sequence ATGAAAAATGACTGCCATAAAAAAACCGCCGTTGAACTGCGCATCCAGAAATCCATGATCAAAACTCTTGGGCATGCCCCCGCCCACGCCACGCGCAGCGCGCCGGTCAGCATCTCGCTGCTGGGCATAGTGACCCGGTTTTATGAGCTTGAGCGGCAGTGCAGCAAATTCGGCACCGATGTGGACATCCATCTGGCAGAAATCCACACAATCATGGCCATCCACAACAATGAAGGCATCCATGTGGGTGGACTGGCCGAACTGCTGGGCGTTACCAAGGGCAGCGTTTCTGAGCTGTTGCGCAGGCTGGAGCGCAAGGGCCTGGCCTACAAGGCCAAGGATCCGCTTAAAATGACCCGCCTCAATGTTTTTTTGACGGAAAAGGGCAAAATTGCCAGCAGCCACCATCTGGGTTTTCACGCGCAGCTGGACGAGCTGGTGGACAAGGCTATGGGCAGCCGTTCGTCGGAGGAAGTGAAAAGTATCGTGAGCTTTCTGAATGAAATCCTGACCAGACTGACTGAGGCGGACGTCAAGGATGACCTGCCGCAGCAACAAAAATCTGAAGCGGAAGCCTGA
- a CDS encoding L-threonylcarbamoyladenylate synthase has translation MSSHASLNMADGASECSISPDAGMELVAAARFLRNGGVLVFPTETFYGLGCLAANAEAVARVYQLKHRPVHKPLPLLAANAAQVDAVAELAAMPKGLLAFWPGPLTVLLPARSCLPPALVNGQGLAAVRVTPHPLAAQLAEQAGGALTASSANLSGGAPVCSPDKLDPALLEALRSMTQAAKAEVSLPLALGGPLPAGGLPSTVVEPLSGGAGGAGRLRIVRAGAVSAAALEAAGFALV, from the coding sequence ATGTCTTCTCATGCTTCGTTAAATATGGCGGATGGCGCGTCTGAATGCAGTATCAGCCCGGATGCCGGGATGGAGCTTGTGGCTGCGGCGCGTTTTTTGCGTAACGGCGGCGTGCTCGTGTTTCCTACGGAGACGTTCTATGGGCTGGGCTGCCTTGCCGCCAACGCGGAAGCCGTGGCAAGGGTGTATCAGTTGAAGCATCGGCCCGTCCACAAACCCTTGCCCCTGCTGGCGGCGAATGCGGCGCAGGTGGATGCCGTGGCGGAACTTGCCGCCATGCCCAAGGGGCTTTTGGCCTTTTGGCCCGGCCCGCTCACGGTTTTGCTGCCCGCGCGCTCCTGTTTGCCCCCGGCACTGGTCAACGGGCAGGGGCTTGCGGCGGTGCGCGTGACGCCGCATCCACTGGCTGCGCAACTGGCGGAGCAGGCAGGCGGCGCGCTTACGGCTAGCAGTGCCAACCTCAGCGGCGGTGCGCCCGTATGCTCTCCAGACAAGCTTGATCCGGCCCTGCTGGAAGCATTGCGCAGCATGACGCAGGCTGCAAAAGCAGAAGTTTCCCTGCCATTGGCTCTTGGAGGGCCGCTGCCCGCTGGCGGCTTGCCCTCAACCGTGGTGGAGCCGCTGAGCGGCGGGGCTGGCGGGGCAGGGCGGCTGCGGATAGTGCGGGCCGGGGCAGTGAGTGCCGCCGCCCTTGAGGCCGCAGGTTTTGCTCTGGTCTGA